Proteins from a single region of Desulfurispira natronophila:
- a CDS encoding FeoA family protein — translation MITSSLYSANGLSSYTLTAIPTHPLLSSLGLRQGSQVSIVSRQPLGGPIVIRLGQRCLAIARDIAEQIQIQETAR, via the coding sequence ATGATCACTAGCTCGCTCTATAGTGCCAATGGACTTAGCTCTTACACTTTAACGGCCATTCCTACCCACCCTCTGCTCAGCTCATTGGGACTGCGCCAAGGCTCACAGGTCTCTATTGTATCGCGCCAGCCCTTGGGCGGCCCCATTGTTATTCGACTTGGACAGCGCTGCCTGGCCATTGCCCGCGACATTGCGGAGCAAATACAAATCCAGGAGACTGCCCGGTGA
- a CDS encoding ferrous iron transporter B, which translates to MNCHTGPRSIKISPGEKVQQVLFMGNPNVGKSVIFAKLTGMKVESANYAGTTITYTTGEIAGGELRTLATDVPGTYSLQATSPAEEVATQLLGQGAHTVLCVLDATNLERNLPLALQVASLGIPVVYALNMVDVARRKGIEIDVATLEKLLGAPVVPTSAVRGDGLKDLREQILQCASSHDLHPVTIPQDMEDFWDRSREIAEKVETRAERPPTFWDRFEEMTICPLPGIPIAIVVLIIAMGLVVGGGKALRALVLLPVFDNYVAPAITAAVSSIVSEGILRNVLVGEYGMLIKGIEWPIALILPYVAFFYVVMSFLEDSGYLPRLGVLLDNVMRAMGIQGSSVVPMFMGYGCAIPAILGTKAATSQKERLMVTGLVALAIPCTAQTGAFIVLLGDHSMLALVGVYAISFSAMVVAGALMSRVLPGKVEPMLMEIPNLLMPDGKSLLKKIWLRIKQFFMEAEIPMVLGIGAAALVAETGALVHISAALQPLVEGLLGLPPEASLALLLGIIRRELAVLPLLTMDLTLLQLMVGSIVALFYLPCIAVFFVIIKEFRLKFAALVFVGTMVFAFAFGGALNYVGQFLIRLFSQ; encoded by the coding sequence GTGAATTGCCACACCGGTCCGCGCTCCATAAAGATCTCCCCCGGGGAAAAGGTGCAGCAAGTTCTGTTCATGGGCAATCCCAACGTGGGCAAGAGTGTCATATTCGCCAAGCTCACCGGGATGAAGGTAGAATCGGCCAATTACGCCGGCACCACCATCACCTACACAACGGGGGAAATTGCCGGCGGCGAATTACGGACCCTGGCCACTGATGTTCCAGGAACCTACTCGCTGCAAGCTACTTCTCCTGCAGAGGAGGTGGCTACGCAACTGCTGGGCCAGGGGGCTCACACGGTGCTCTGCGTGCTGGATGCCACTAACCTGGAGCGCAACCTGCCTCTGGCGCTGCAGGTAGCAAGCCTTGGCATACCTGTTGTCTATGCCCTCAACATGGTGGATGTGGCCCGGCGCAAAGGCATTGAAATTGACGTGGCAACGCTGGAAAAGTTGCTGGGGGCACCTGTGGTTCCCACATCGGCCGTGCGGGGAGATGGGCTGAAGGATTTGCGCGAGCAAATTTTGCAGTGTGCTTCCTCCCATGACCTGCATCCTGTGACGATTCCCCAAGATATGGAAGACTTTTGGGACCGCTCCCGGGAGATCGCAGAAAAGGTAGAGACAAGAGCTGAGCGCCCCCCGACTTTTTGGGATCGCTTCGAGGAAATGACCATCTGTCCCCTGCCTGGCATCCCCATTGCTATAGTCGTGCTGATTATTGCCATGGGACTGGTGGTTGGCGGCGGCAAGGCCCTGCGGGCGCTGGTACTGCTGCCGGTATTTGACAACTATGTTGCTCCGGCTATAACGGCTGCGGTCTCCAGCATCGTTTCAGAGGGCATTCTGCGCAATGTGCTGGTGGGGGAATACGGTATGCTTATCAAGGGCATTGAGTGGCCTATTGCCCTGATTCTGCCCTATGTGGCATTTTTCTATGTGGTCATGTCATTTCTGGAGGACAGCGGTTACCTGCCCCGTTTGGGCGTACTGCTGGACAATGTAATGCGTGCCATGGGAATTCAGGGTAGCAGCGTCGTACCCATGTTTATGGGTTACGGGTGTGCCATACCCGCTATTCTCGGCACCAAAGCCGCTACCAGCCAAAAAGAGCGCCTGATGGTAACTGGGCTGGTTGCATTGGCCATTCCCTGTACCGCTCAAACCGGAGCCTTTATCGTGTTACTGGGGGATCACTCTATGTTAGCCCTGGTTGGTGTCTACGCGATTTCTTTCAGCGCTATGGTGGTTGCTGGCGCTCTGATGAGCCGGGTACTGCCAGGAAAAGTCGAACCAATGCTGATGGAAATCCCTAATTTGCTTATGCCTGACGGCAAGTCCTTATTGAAAAAAATCTGGCTGCGCATCAAGCAGTTTTTCATGGAGGCGGAGATTCCCATGGTATTGGGGATAGGTGCCGCAGCACTGGTGGCGGAGACCGGAGCCCTGGTACACATTTCCGCTGCCCTACAGCCCCTGGTAGAAGGTCTGTTGGGACTTCCACCTGAGGCAAGCCTGGCTCTTTTACTGGGTATTATTCGTCGTGAGCTGGCAGTTTTGCCTTTACTGACCATGGACCTGACGCTGCTGCAGCTGATGGTGGGTTCTATTGTCGCCCTTTTCTACCTGCCCTGTATCGCGGTCTTCTTCGTCATCATCAAGGAGTTTCGGCTAAAGTTCGCCGCACTGGTTTTTGTCGGCACCATGGTTTTTGCATTTGCCTTTGGCGGTGCGCTCAACTACGTCGGACAATTTCTGATACGCCTTTTTTCCCAGTAA
- a CDS encoding PAS domain-containing protein, whose translation MKKAMLRYFMDSPFPTAIRLPAVLILAILCILHPGQVFSAITLTSEEQRYLESLEKIVFVSQTDYPPFEFVDVDESSNGMMVELAQWLSTVVGVEAVFVDANFLEAQKAVQDGTADVITSFFYSPSRDQTFDFTQTIFEVPASIFVRPDRLDIVRAQDLAGKRVAMQRGDFAGDFLSDLGIAFEKIPTGSFSEAAQAVISGVADAVIGDEQILMYYLHRYHLTDQLKISGEPLYVGQNAMAVKAGNVHLQSILDQGISYARQSGKLQEIEDKWLGKTLEPRPFEWKALWPYAFVMLVIVSTVLFWNLHLRRVLQRKSEELRKNEQRLEYVIEGAHAGTWEWNIHTGVVSCNERWAEIIGSTVDELAPMTMDVWRGLIHPDDLAASEASLRRHLSGKGQHFQSEVRLRHRNGGWVWVFSRGKVHDWFDDGTPRLMAGTSQDVTERVEAQQVAQESLSRLQKLTENVPGLVCQFVRYPNGRYAFPYASKEMFSLYGTYPEEVRHSADKVLAAVHPCDYERVVASIESSAADLTLWKQVFRVNHPAGHQLWIEGIASPEQCPDGAVMWYGYTQDITARVQQDLALKESEERYRLTMNAASTGIWDWDITNDNIAWDDQCYRMLGYEPNQFQLNLATWKALLHPDDRRQADQMIQDLLEGENTLAIEFRYRLASGDWLWVQGRGKVVAWTDDGQPDRVLGTHADIHERKQAELALATSEQRFRQFAENTDTVFWVRTREQFLYISPAYEQLWGCSCQSLYTDPDSFFDMIHPDDQQRIRSSFLGSLHNNQTFDEQCRLAAPDDEGERWVQVRSFLIHSDDVSSESWAGVAIDITLQKRYANTLEVFNSRLMQQVEDEVSRRMLSEQNYRILVEKSPEGVSIVDFSGRFVSCNPAAEKILGMPEKYIVGKTIHEFSPPYQPDGRSSEKLAQEIIQQALNGQRTPFEWVHLNAHGEEVVIEVLLPPLDDLKSEQFLALSRDITSVKKLQKERRLQEMAMVQQSKMAEIGTMMGAIVHQWKQPLNNISLQVTSLMADHEDGLLEKGDLQKFEQDIYALVTFMSRTIDDFRNFFIPAAKETVFCAPKSVRTVLSIIKGQFVRDMVQVTVGECDDLYVRGREGEFQQVILNILNNAREALLEARKKDRWISVEFEATNGDICICITDNGTGIPEHLLPNAVFELFTSTKGDCGTGIGMSLTRQIITKMNGTITAANTGSGAKFTICLPLVDPE comes from the coding sequence ATGAAAAAAGCAATGTTGCGATACTTTATGGACTCTCCTTTCCCGACGGCCATCAGGTTGCCGGCAGTGTTGATTTTGGCAATACTCTGTATACTTCACCCTGGGCAGGTCTTCTCTGCCATCACTCTAACCTCCGAAGAGCAGCGCTATCTTGAAAGCCTGGAAAAGATAGTTTTTGTAAGCCAGACGGACTACCCCCCATTTGAGTTCGTTGACGTAGATGAAAGCAGCAACGGAATGATGGTGGAGCTGGCTCAGTGGCTCAGTACAGTAGTTGGTGTTGAGGCAGTTTTTGTCGATGCCAATTTTTTGGAGGCTCAGAAAGCCGTTCAGGACGGAACCGCAGATGTCATCACCAGTTTTTTTTACAGCCCATCCCGCGACCAGACCTTCGACTTTACCCAGACTATATTTGAGGTGCCTGCCTCGATCTTTGTAAGGCCCGATCGTTTAGACATTGTCAGGGCTCAGGATCTGGCAGGAAAACGCGTGGCTATGCAGCGTGGCGATTTTGCCGGGGATTTTTTGAGCGATTTAGGAATAGCTTTCGAGAAGATACCCACAGGCAGTTTTTCTGAAGCAGCCCAGGCGGTTATCTCTGGCGTTGCTGATGCGGTGATCGGGGATGAGCAGATTTTGATGTACTACCTGCACAGGTACCACCTTACCGACCAATTAAAAATCTCCGGCGAGCCTCTGTATGTAGGTCAAAATGCTATGGCGGTAAAGGCTGGTAATGTTCACCTGCAATCCATATTGGATCAAGGTATCAGTTACGCCCGGCAAAGTGGGAAGCTGCAAGAAATTGAAGATAAATGGCTGGGGAAAACTCTGGAGCCCCGACCCTTCGAGTGGAAGGCTCTCTGGCCCTACGCCTTTGTTATGTTGGTGATTGTCAGTACCGTGCTTTTTTGGAATCTCCACTTGCGCCGTGTCTTGCAGCGCAAGAGCGAAGAATTGCGCAAAAATGAGCAGCGGTTGGAGTATGTTATCGAGGGGGCCCACGCGGGAACCTGGGAGTGGAATATTCACACTGGGGTGGTGAGTTGCAACGAGCGCTGGGCCGAGATTATCGGCAGTACCGTTGATGAGCTTGCACCCATGACTATGGATGTCTGGCGAGGGCTCATTCATCCTGACGATCTGGCAGCATCAGAGGCAAGTTTGAGACGGCATCTCAGCGGGAAAGGTCAGCACTTCCAGAGCGAAGTTCGACTGCGTCATCGTAACGGTGGCTGGGTTTGGGTCTTCAGTCGTGGCAAGGTCCACGACTGGTTTGACGATGGGACTCCGCGTCTTATGGCTGGTACCAGTCAAGATGTCACTGAACGTGTGGAGGCGCAGCAGGTGGCCCAGGAGTCACTGTCGCGTTTACAAAAACTTACCGAAAATGTTCCCGGACTGGTCTGCCAGTTTGTCCGCTATCCCAATGGCCGTTACGCTTTTCCCTATGCCAGCAAGGAGATGTTCTCCTTATACGGGACCTATCCCGAGGAAGTAAGGCACAGTGCTGACAAAGTACTTGCTGCGGTACACCCATGTGATTATGAGCGCGTTGTAGCCTCTATCGAGTCATCGGCAGCAGATCTTACTCTTTGGAAACAGGTGTTTCGCGTAAACCACCCCGCGGGGCACCAGTTATGGATTGAGGGAATTGCTTCACCAGAACAGTGCCCGGACGGTGCGGTTATGTGGTACGGCTATACCCAGGACATTACCGCTCGGGTGCAGCAGGACCTGGCTCTCAAGGAGAGCGAGGAGCGGTATCGTTTAACCATGAACGCGGCCTCCACCGGAATATGGGACTGGGATATTACCAATGACAACATTGCCTGGGATGATCAGTGCTACCGCATGCTTGGGTATGAGCCAAACCAGTTTCAGTTGAATTTAGCCACCTGGAAAGCCCTTCTGCACCCAGATGATCGCCGGCAGGCGGATCAGATGATACAGGACCTCCTGGAAGGCGAAAATACCCTCGCTATAGAATTTCGATACCGCTTGGCCAGTGGTGACTGGCTGTGGGTTCAAGGGCGGGGAAAGGTGGTCGCCTGGACGGATGACGGCCAGCCAGACCGTGTGCTGGGTACCCACGCTGATATTCATGAGCGCAAACAGGCTGAGTTGGCTTTGGCAACCAGCGAGCAGCGTTTTCGTCAGTTCGCAGAAAATACCGATACGGTTTTCTGGGTACGAACCCGGGAGCAGTTTCTCTACATCAGTCCTGCCTATGAGCAGCTGTGGGGGTGCAGTTGCCAAAGCCTTTATACTGACCCTGACTCCTTTTTTGATATGATTCACCCTGATGACCAGCAGCGGATACGCAGCTCTTTTCTAGGCAGTTTGCACAATAACCAAACCTTTGATGAGCAGTGTCGCCTGGCCGCGCCCGATGACGAAGGTGAGCGCTGGGTACAGGTTCGCTCTTTCCTCATACACAGTGACGATGTTTCCAGCGAAAGCTGGGCTGGGGTGGCTATAGATATCACTTTGCAAAAGCGGTATGCCAATACCTTGGAGGTGTTCAACTCCCGGCTTATGCAGCAAGTGGAAGATGAGGTAAGTCGGCGCATGTTGAGTGAGCAGAACTACCGCATCCTGGTGGAGAAATCTCCCGAAGGAGTGTCAATAGTCGATTTCTCCGGGCGTTTTGTCAGCTGTAATCCAGCAGCAGAAAAGATCCTGGGGATGCCCGAGAAGTACATTGTTGGCAAAACCATCCATGAATTCTCTCCTCCTTATCAGCCCGATGGGCGCAGCAGTGAAAAACTTGCCCAGGAGATTATTCAGCAGGCCTTGAATGGTCAGCGAACTCCATTTGAGTGGGTTCACCTCAATGCCCATGGGGAAGAAGTGGTCATTGAAGTGTTGTTACCTCCCCTGGATGATCTGAAATCAGAACAATTTTTAGCACTGTCCCGTGATATCACCAGTGTCAAGAAGCTGCAGAAGGAGCGCCGCCTGCAGGAAATGGCTATGGTGCAGCAATCGAAAATGGCCGAGATCGGCACTATGATGGGTGCCATTGTCCACCAGTGGAAACAACCCCTGAACAATATTTCCCTGCAGGTTACTTCTCTTATGGCAGATCACGAGGACGGGCTTTTGGAAAAAGGAGATCTGCAAAAGTTTGAGCAGGATATTTACGCCTTGGTTACCTTTATGAGTCGCACTATTGATGATTTTCGCAACTTCTTTATACCGGCGGCCAAAGAAACGGTCTTTTGTGCCCCCAAAAGCGTGCGAACGGTCCTCAGTATTATTAAGGGGCAATTTGTGCGTGATATGGTGCAGGTGACCGTAGGGGAGTGTGATGACCTCTATGTCAGGGGCAGGGAGGGTGAATTTCAGCAGGTGATTCTGAATATTCTCAACAATGCCCGGGAAGCCTTGCTGGAGGCTCGCAAGAAGGATCGTTGGATTAGTGTAGAGTTTGAAGCGACCAACGGAGATATATGCATTTGTATCACCGATAATGGAACCGGCATCCCTGAGCATTTGTTACCTAATGCCGTTTTTGAACTTTTCACTTCCACTAAAGGCGATTGCGGCACCGGTATCGGCATGTCGCTGACTCGCCAGATTATTACAAAGATGAACGGAACTATTACGGCTGCGAATACCGGATCCGGGGCAAAGTTCACTATATGCTTACCGCTGGTCGACCCTGAGTAG
- a CDS encoding flippase-like domain-containing protein: MKKVLLLCLGVTLTGLLIWQADVQQLLCAFHEAHPGLLGLAAAIHILSIGGIAWQWQRLGKELRSSCTFSQMIHMNMAGTFFESVTPAMKSGGEVVKAYLLKQRYQWSTAQSVALIGLQKAVSLTTMIAVVTACAVAYLWQYGLSTPQAMVVASNTLILLPLFLVIPAFFIFPGKTQAVIGPLMSRWSWSRRILPHMNNLVLTLQARTGKDKLPTHLLLGLAIWLLFPVKAALIAGALGIEASLVDLTVVTFLAYMVAMIPLTPGGVGTFEGTAVFLLLPLGVPLAQALAFALLLRLATFWLSFGCSALYLGYQVLKSYLPQVSLLATAGDKNSAQ, from the coding sequence GTGAAAAAAGTATTGCTGCTCTGCCTGGGCGTCACCCTCACCGGGCTGCTCATTTGGCAGGCTGATGTCCAGCAACTTTTGTGTGCCTTTCATGAGGCTCACCCAGGGCTCCTGGGGCTGGCAGCCGCTATCCACATCCTCTCCATAGGCGGCATCGCCTGGCAGTGGCAGCGGCTGGGAAAGGAGCTTCGTTCCAGCTGCACCTTTAGCCAGATGATTCACATGAATATGGCCGGTACTTTTTTTGAAAGTGTAACTCCCGCCATGAAAAGCGGAGGAGAGGTGGTCAAAGCTTACCTTCTCAAGCAGCGCTACCAGTGGTCCACTGCACAGTCCGTGGCCCTTATAGGTCTGCAAAAGGCCGTAAGCCTCACTACCATGATAGCGGTTGTCACTGCCTGCGCCGTTGCATATCTGTGGCAATACGGACTTTCTACGCCACAAGCCATGGTAGTAGCGAGCAATACGCTGATCCTGCTGCCACTGTTCCTGGTGATTCCCGCCTTCTTTATTTTTCCCGGCAAGACCCAGGCAGTGATTGGTCCACTGATGTCGCGATGGTCCTGGAGCCGCCGAATCCTGCCCCATATGAATAACCTGGTCCTGACCCTGCAAGCGCGCACCGGTAAAGATAAACTGCCGACCCACCTGCTGCTGGGACTCGCCATCTGGCTGCTCTTCCCTGTAAAGGCTGCTCTGATTGCGGGAGCTCTTGGAATTGAGGCGAGTCTGGTGGACCTGACGGTTGTTACCTTCCTGGCCTACATGGTCGCCATGATTCCCCTGACCCCTGGGGGCGTAGGTACCTTTGAAGGAACTGCTGTTTTTCTGCTGCTGCCCCTGGGGGTTCCCCTGGCGCAAGCCCTGGCTTTTGCGCTGTTGCTGCGCTTGGCAACCTTCTGGCTTTCGTTTGGCTGCAGTGCTCTGTACCTGGGTTATCAGGTGCTAAAAAGTTACCTCCCCCAGGTCAGCTTGCTGGCGACTGCGGGTGACAAAAACAGCGCGCAATAA
- a CDS encoding DUF2798 domain-containing protein — MIPRKYEFFLFTFFMALFMSIFMSGVISLINVGWVDNFGRIWAEAFIKAFIVAYPTIMVVVPQVRRIVKFLIRD; from the coding sequence ATGATCCCTCGCAAGTATGAATTCTTTCTCTTCACCTTTTTTATGGCGCTTTTTATGTCTATTTTCATGTCCGGGGTCATTAGCCTGATCAATGTTGGCTGGGTCGATAATTTTGGCAGAATTTGGGCAGAAGCATTTATCAAGGCCTTCATCGTAGCGTATCCTACTATTATGGTCGTTGTCCCACAGGTGCGGCGTATAGTAAAATTCTTGATTCGGGATTAA
- a CDS encoding SAM-dependent methyltransferase yields MKAMVRATKVVERIVAMVPGLVRLQQCYYRRQVHGEVERARVTSRDRVLCIGGGPLPCTAMEIARTTGALVTAIDCDPQAVQTARDVVRNLGMASRVHIEYGNGCHFHVGTYSVVHIARQAEPQSTIFENVWRGARPGARILVRQPAPCLKTCYSTLSCRQKCHMVPCGELAGALLFVKKLKETEREKSIAALPGRHPHRAAHLAG; encoded by the coding sequence GTGAAAGCAATGGTAAGGGCCACCAAGGTTGTCGAACGCATAGTAGCTATGGTGCCAGGCCTTGTGCGCCTGCAGCAGTGCTACTATCGTCGTCAGGTTCATGGGGAAGTGGAGCGCGCCAGAGTCACTTCCCGCGATCGGGTACTTTGTATTGGCGGTGGCCCCCTGCCCTGCACCGCCATGGAGATCGCCCGCACCACCGGAGCTTTGGTAACGGCCATTGACTGTGACCCCCAGGCAGTGCAGACAGCCCGCGACGTAGTGCGCAACCTGGGCATGGCCAGTCGTGTGCATATCGAGTATGGCAACGGCTGTCACTTCCACGTTGGCACCTACAGTGTGGTGCACATAGCACGACAGGCGGAGCCCCAGAGCACTATTTTTGAAAATGTCTGGAGGGGTGCCAGGCCTGGCGCCCGCATACTGGTGCGCCAGCCAGCCCCGTGTCTGAAAACATGCTACAGCACTTTGTCATGCCGGCAAAAGTGCCACATGGTGCCGTGCGGCGAGCTCGCTGGAGCACTGCTGTTTGTCAAGAAACTCAAGGAGACCGAGCGTGAAAAAAGTATTGCTGCTCTGCCTGGGCGTCACCCTCACCGGGCTGCTCATTTGGCAGGCTGA
- a CDS encoding FeoB-associated Cys-rich membrane protein, whose protein sequence is MEMTVIAIIAAALGTYALIRRWQKRRREKTTGATGSCGGQCQNCGNHSSLQTTVRSETPRNR, encoded by the coding sequence ATGGAGATGACAGTAATAGCGATAATAGCCGCAGCGCTGGGTACCTATGCGTTGATTCGTCGTTGGCAAAAGCGCAGGCGCGAGAAGACAACAGGTGCAACCGGGAGTTGTGGCGGTCAGTGCCAAAACTGTGGCAACCATAGCTCACTTCAGACTACCGTCCGCAGTGAAACGCCGAGAAACCGGTAG
- a CDS encoding FmdE family protein, translating to MAIISPEQIQAAIDFHGHHCPGLTIGIRAAELCLKHVGHNRQVAVTAVVETDMCGVDAIQFLTGCTFGKGNLIHLDHGKMAFRFYCTDTNQALRAFYDPPAELTANKNPDSNDLLKREALCRAIMEAPLDILFRVEEISVPSPRSAVILESLACEACTEKTMESRTRRFGGRTLCIPCFNQVEQKVLE from the coding sequence ATGGCGATCATTTCCCCCGAACAGATACAGGCCGCTATCGATTTTCACGGCCATCATTGCCCCGGGCTCACCATCGGCATCCGGGCCGCTGAGCTGTGCCTTAAGCACGTGGGGCACAACCGCCAGGTAGCCGTCACTGCCGTTGTAGAGACGGATATGTGTGGCGTCGACGCCATCCAGTTTCTTACCGGCTGCACCTTTGGCAAGGGCAACCTTATCCATTTGGACCACGGCAAGATGGCATTTCGCTTCTACTGCACCGACACGAACCAGGCTTTGCGAGCATTTTATGACCCACCGGCTGAGTTGACAGCCAATAAAAATCCAGATTCCAATGATTTGCTGAAGCGCGAAGCCCTCTGTCGTGCCATCATGGAAGCCCCGCTGGATATCCTCTTCCGTGTTGAGGAAATCTCCGTTCCATCGCCACGCTCTGCTGTCATTCTGGAGAGCTTAGCCTGTGAAGCCTGCACAGAGAAAACCATGGAGTCACGCACACGCCGCTTTGGCGGGCGTACTCTCTGCATTCCCTGTTTCAACCAGGTGGAGCAGAAGGTGCTGGAGTAA
- a CDS encoding DUF2023 family protein codes for MKVLSHHIYEYRKGLRNLILHTMKASQRHEAQMRLQRHGISYLVYELAPDKINIFFGAPECIEVLRRIGKNSLTDFTSEEDFILGTMLGYDRLQQCQRFLQRKRSDMAIADTANSPCRRWA; via the coding sequence ATGAAGGTTTTGAGTCACCATATTTACGAATATCGCAAAGGGTTGAGAAATCTGATCCTGCATACCATGAAGGCTTCGCAGCGCCATGAGGCGCAAATGCGGCTCCAGCGGCATGGCATCAGCTATCTTGTTTATGAGCTGGCTCCCGACAAGATTAACATCTTTTTTGGTGCTCCTGAGTGTATAGAGGTTTTAAGACGCATTGGCAAAAATAGCCTTACCGATTTTACCAGCGAAGAGGACTTTATCCTTGGTACAATGCTTGGGTACGATCGTCTGCAGCAATGTCAGCGTTTTCTGCAGCGGAAGCGCTCTGATATGGCCATTGCTGATACAGCGAATAGCCCCTGCCGTCGTTGGGCATGA